CGGCGGTAGGTCAATTCATCGGGAAAGCCGTCGGCGGTGCCGTCACAGCCTTCCATCGGCTGAATGCCCAGACGACTTTTGGCTTCCAGGTGACCGATTTGAATCGGTTGATACAGCACATCAAAATTGTCTGAGACCTGAATCGGGCAGCCTAAACGTTCTGAATCGGCGACGACATCGGCGGGAGTTTTATACTTATAATATTTGGCCATGGTAGATGACTCATTGAATGCAAAGTGAATGGCGGTGAGGGTAAAAAGGGTCTGACTTCCCCGAGTTTACTCAAACTCGAAGTGAATTACCATTCCGCGGAAAAAAGCGAACCATGCCGGTCTTTTGAGTCCATTTTCTAACCAGGAGCCGTCAATTGTTTTCCGTTATCCCGAGCTGACAGGCCTAACAGAAAGGGGACGGCGGTCTCTGCCCATTCCTCCGCAGTCGGGTAGTGCGCGGCATGCGATCCGAAGCAGCTCTGCAGCATTTCGGTATTAATAATCCCCGGGTTCAAGGGGATCGCTGCCATGCCCTGTGGCAGTTCTTGAGCCAATGCTTGCGTCAAACCTTCGACGGCCCATTTCGTCGCACAATACGAGGCGACTTCTGCGGAAGTCGAACGCCCCCAACCGGAACTGAAATTCACAACCACGCCCGTCTGCTGCTCAAGCATAGCAGGCAGAAAATGGCGAATGGTATTGGCGGTACCTTTGATATTCACATCGATAATGGAATCAAAGTCTTCCGCGGGCACTTCCCACAGCGGCGCGTTCTCATTGATCTGAGCCGCATTATTCAGCAGCAGATCCGGCGCGCCGAACCGGTCGATCGCACTGGCGGCCCAAAACTGGACAGAACTGTTATCAGAAATATCCACCACCGAAAACTG
This genomic interval from Gimesia alba contains the following:
- a CDS encoding SDR family oxidoreductase, translated to MSKVIVLTGATQGLGRAMTAGFIEAGHTVIGCGRSAEKIAALSNQYGAAHQFSVVDISDNSSVQFWAASAIDRFGAPDLLLNNAAQINENAPLWEVPAEDFDSIIDVNIKGTANTIRHFLPAMLEQQTGVVVNFSSGWGRSTSAEVASYCATKWAVEGLTQALAQELPQGMAAIPLNPGIINTEMLQSCFGSHAAHYPTAEEWAETAVPFLLGLSARDNGKQLTAPG